A region of Verrucomicrobiia bacterium DNA encodes the following proteins:
- a CDS encoding glycoside hydrolase family 78 protein has protein sequence MMRTLASLFVAASCIGSALSSSAELAVYDLRCENAGRPRGVDVPQPRFSWKLKSSERAQRQVAWQMLAASAPELLAREQGDLWDSGRVQSDQQLHVAYEGKPLQSLQAVFWKMRVWDAENRVSQWSAPATFTTGFMNEREWTAHWIEAPFTNQTLLLRREFQLKAGIERAVAVVCGLGQYELTVNGNRSGENLLSPGWTKYDRTCLYEMHDVTSLLRAGTNVVGIELAGGMYRVTGGRYVKFTGSFGPLKAIAELHLQYSDGTEERIVTDNQWRVRSGPITFSCVYGGEDHDARMEPRGWDSAGFDDTEWTAALIAEGPGGVLRGHSASAPPIRQIETLVPISNRVISNGLVVYDLGQNASLMPRIRVRGGAGSVVRIIPAELIKPDGTVDRGSVALGRPAWWQYTLRGVASEEWFPKFFYHGARYLQVEMKAAERGGALPQLESIVAHVVHSTAETTGEFECSNLLFNRVRSLVRWAQRSNMASVLTDCPHRERLGWLEQYHLNGPSLRYEFDLNQMFTKGMNDMQDCQLPNGCVPSTAPEYTIFGRGPDDVSNAFRNSPEWGSAVVLVPWQQYQFAGDVDLMRRHYDAMRRYVAYLASTATNGIVSFGLGDWYDIGPKAPGFAQLTPIPLTATAFYFEVNRVMSEVSRVLGRLDDSTFFDIQAQSIRKAFNREFFDPTKRQYATGSQCANAVPLVMNLVEPEHRAAVVEALVQDVRSRTNSVTAGDVGYRYVLRALADAGRSDVIFALNNQSDRPGYGYQLKMGATSLTEAWNARRGSSQNHFMLGQIMEWFYHDLAGIGLDPARPGFKNVLIRPQPVAGLTWARAKYDGVRGEVSSSWRREGNRFQLEITVPPNSTATVWVPGNQARATGAGTQWVRTERGNRDGSQFSVPSGAYTFESRL, from the coding sequence ATGATGAGGACCTTAGCATCGCTTTTCGTTGCCGCGTCATGCATTGGTTCGGCCCTCAGCAGCAGCGCGGAACTCGCCGTCTACGATTTGCGTTGTGAAAATGCGGGGCGTCCGCGGGGAGTCGATGTGCCACAGCCGCGCTTCTCCTGGAAATTGAAAAGCAGCGAGCGCGCGCAGCGGCAGGTTGCCTGGCAGATGCTCGCCGCCAGTGCGCCTGAGCTTCTTGCGCGGGAGCAGGGTGATCTTTGGGACAGCGGACGGGTGCAATCGGATCAACAGCTGCATGTCGCGTACGAAGGAAAACCGCTGCAGTCACTCCAGGCGGTCTTCTGGAAAATGCGCGTGTGGGACGCTGAGAATCGGGTTTCCCAATGGAGTGCGCCGGCGACGTTCACGACCGGGTTTATGAACGAACGCGAGTGGACGGCACATTGGATTGAAGCTCCGTTCACGAATCAAACGCTGCTGCTGCGCCGCGAGTTTCAACTGAAGGCAGGCATTGAGCGTGCCGTGGCGGTCGTGTGCGGACTCGGCCAATATGAATTGACTGTGAACGGCAACAGAAGCGGCGAGAATCTGCTTTCACCGGGCTGGACAAAGTACGATCGCACCTGCCTGTACGAAATGCATGACGTCACCTCGTTGCTGCGCGCCGGAACGAATGTTGTCGGTATCGAGCTGGCAGGCGGAATGTATCGGGTGACAGGCGGCCGTTATGTGAAGTTCACAGGATCGTTCGGGCCGCTGAAGGCCATCGCTGAACTTCACCTTCAGTATTCCGATGGAACAGAGGAACGCATCGTCACGGATAATCAATGGCGTGTGCGATCTGGACCGATCACGTTTTCGTGCGTGTATGGCGGCGAAGACCACGACGCGCGGATGGAACCCAGGGGATGGGATTCCGCCGGCTTTGATGACACCGAGTGGACGGCTGCCCTGATTGCAGAGGGACCGGGAGGCGTGCTGCGCGGGCATTCCGCATCGGCACCGCCCATCCGGCAGATCGAGACACTGGTTCCGATTTCAAACCGGGTAATTTCAAACGGGCTCGTTGTTTATGACCTCGGGCAGAACGCGTCACTCATGCCGCGCATTCGGGTTCGCGGTGGGGCGGGAAGTGTCGTGCGGATTATCCCGGCTGAGTTGATAAAACCCGACGGAACCGTTGACCGTGGATCGGTTGCTCTGGGGCGTCCTGCGTGGTGGCAATACACGCTGCGCGGTGTGGCGAGCGAAGAGTGGTTTCCGAAATTCTTTTATCATGGCGCTCGCTACCTGCAGGTGGAAATGAAAGCGGCGGAACGTGGCGGCGCGCTGCCTCAGCTGGAATCCATTGTCGCGCATGTGGTGCATTCGACAGCCGAAACCACGGGCGAGTTCGAATGCTCCAATCTGCTGTTCAACCGGGTCCGCTCCCTCGTGCGCTGGGCGCAGCGCAGCAACATGGCGAGCGTGCTGACAGATTGCCCCCACCGCGAGCGGCTGGGCTGGCTCGAGCAGTATCATCTGAACGGCCCGTCCCTGCGTTACGAATTTGATCTGAACCAAATGTTCACGAAGGGGATGAACGACATGCAGGATTGCCAGTTGCCGAATGGCTGCGTTCCCAGCACAGCGCCTGAGTATACGATTTTCGGCAGAGGCCCTGACGACGTTTCGAACGCGTTCCGGAATTCTCCCGAGTGGGGCAGCGCTGTTGTGCTCGTCCCCTGGCAGCAATACCAGTTCGCAGGCGACGTCGACTTGATGCGACGCCACTACGACGCCATGCGGCGGTACGTTGCTTATCTCGCGAGCACGGCGACCAATGGCATCGTGTCATTTGGGCTCGGCGATTGGTATGACATCGGCCCGAAGGCGCCGGGTTTCGCGCAGTTGACACCGATACCGCTGACGGCGACCGCATTTTATTTTGAGGTCAACCGCGTCATGTCTGAAGTGTCCCGCGTCTTGGGACGGCTGGACGATTCCACGTTTTTTGACATCCAAGCCCAAAGTATTCGCAAGGCGTTCAATCGTGAATTCTTTGATCCAACGAAGCGGCAGTACGCCACGGGTTCGCAATGCGCCAACGCTGTGCCGCTTGTCATGAACCTGGTCGAACCCGAACACCGTGCTGCTGTGGTTGAGGCGCTGGTTCAGGACGTGCGCTCGAGAACCAATTCGGTGACTGCGGGCGACGTCGGCTATCGGTATGTGCTCCGCGCGCTTGCCGACGCTGGCCGGTCGGATGTCATCTTCGCCCTGAACAACCAATCGGATCGGCCCGGCTACGGCTACCAATTGAAGATGGGCGCAACCAGCTTGACCGAGGCGTGGAACGCGCGGCGCGGATCTTCACAAAATCACTTCATGCTGGGACAGATCATGGAATGGTTTTATCACGATCTTGCTGGCATCGGATTGGATCCCGCGCGGCCAGGATTCAAGAATGTCCTGATCCGGCCGCAACCCGTTGCCGGCCTCACGTGGGCCCGGGCGAAATACGACGGTGTTCGCGGCGAGGTGAGCAGCAGTTGGCGGCGGGAGGGGAACCGATTTCAACTGGAGATTACCGTTCCGCCAAATTCTACCGCGACGGTCTGGGTTCCCGGCAATCAGGCGCGGGCCACTGGCGCCGGCACCCAATGGGTGCGAACCGAGCGTGGGAACAGGGATGGATCGCAGTTCAGCGTCCCGAGCGGGGCCTACACGTTTGAATCACGGTTGTGA